Proteins co-encoded in one Campylobacter ornithocola genomic window:
- a CDS encoding prohibitin family protein, whose product MPADLNDYFNKKNNQNNNKQNLNFKAPEFNFKGFGKFSPLIYSTIAIILVFALFKPFAIVNSGEMGIKSTTGKYSPTPLEPGLHFFMPVLQKITVVDTRVRQINYASIEGVNENLQIGSGVVNKNSISVLDSRGLPVSIDVTVQYRLNPLQVPQTIATWGLNWENKIIDPVVRDVVRNVVGQYTAEELPTNRNTIAVQIDQGIRKTIESQPNEPAELQAVQLREIILPIKVKEQIERVQIAKQEAERTKYEVERANQEALKKAALAEGEANATIISAKGRASAVKIEADAQAYSNREIAKSLNNPLLDLKQIETQKQFNEALKVNKDAKIFLTPGGAVPNIWVDSKDSKKTSSMAN is encoded by the coding sequence ATGCCAGCTGATTTGAATGATTATTTTAATAAAAAAAACAATCAAAATAACAATAAGCAAAATTTAAATTTTAAAGCTCCAGAATTTAATTTCAAAGGTTTTGGAAAATTTTCACCACTTATTTATAGCACGATTGCAATTATTTTAGTTTTTGCACTTTTTAAACCTTTTGCAATAGTTAACTCAGGGGAAATGGGGATTAAATCTACTACAGGTAAATACAGCCCTACTCCGCTTGAGCCAGGACTTCATTTTTTTATGCCAGTATTACAAAAAATCACGGTAGTGGATACTAGAGTAAGACAAATCAACTATGCTTCTATTGAAGGTGTAAATGAAAATTTACAAATAGGCTCAGGGGTTGTAAATAAAAATAGCATTTCAGTACTTGATTCAAGAGGATTGCCCGTATCTATTGATGTAACTGTTCAATATAGACTAAATCCTTTACAAGTTCCTCAAACTATAGCTACTTGGGGGCTTAACTGGGAAAATAAAATCATCGATCCAGTAGTAAGAGATGTGGTAAGAAATGTAGTAGGTCAATATACAGCAGAAGAACTCCCAACAAATCGTAATACTATAGCAGTGCAAATTGATCAAGGTATTAGAAAAACTATAGAAAGTCAGCCAAACGAACCTGCCGAACTTCAAGCAGTTCAACTTAGGGAAATTATCTTACCTATAAAGGTAAAAGAGCAAATTGAAAGAGTGCAAATTGCCAAACAAGAAGCTGAAAGAACTAAATATGAGGTAGAACGTGCAAATCAAGAAGCACTCAAAAAAGCAGCTTTAGCTGAAGGGGAAGCAAATGCAACCATTATTAGTGCTAAAGGTAGAGCAAGTGCGGTTAAAATTGAAGCTGATGCACAAGCATACTCAAACAGAGAAATAGCAAAAAGTTTAAATAATCCTTTACTTGATTTAAAACAAATCGAAACCCAAAAACAATTTAACGAAGCTCTTAAAGTTAACAAAGATGCTAAAATTTTCTTAACACCAGGAGGAGCCGTACCAAATATTTGGGTTGATAGTAAAGATAGTAAAAAAACTAGTTCTATGGCAAATTAA
- a CDS encoding DUF2393 family protein: MNTQYIREQIIFYTTHLHLIDFLLMALVIFFFIITLFIALIIRNKPAFAFIVIFLGILCSASIAYLGYFLIDTKVRSRIASLDNAQFFVYDNSLSVDYSLTNTSKKSFKYCKIKIEVFKKIDNNNTLQNMLHALKPLRSKSITIEKTIIPNQTINLKTKFSDFKNGQDFDIKINSKCF; encoded by the coding sequence ATGAATACCCAATATATCCGAGAGCAAATAATTTTTTACACTACCCATTTGCACTTAATTGATTTTTTACTAATGGCTTTGGTTATTTTTTTTTTCATTATCACTTTGTTTATTGCCTTAATTATCAGAAATAAACCCGCTTTTGCTTTTATTGTTATCTTTTTGGGAATTCTATGTTCGGCTAGTATTGCTTACTTGGGATATTTTTTAATTGATACTAAAGTTAGGTCAAGAATAGCCAGTTTAGATAATGCTCAATTTTTTGTATATGATAATTCATTAAGTGTTGATTATAGCTTAACAAATACTTCTAAAAAAAGTTTTAAATATTGTAAAATAAAAATAGAAGTTTTCAAAAAAATAGACAATAATAATACTTTGCAAAATATGCTACACGCCTTAAAACCCTTAAGAAGTAAATCAATTACTATAGAAAAAACTATTATACCAAATCAAACTATTAATCTAAAAACCAAATTTTCCGATTTTAAAAATGGTCAAGATTTTGATATAAAAATAAATTCAAAGTGTTTTTAA
- a CDS encoding DUF2393 family protein: MGYFTFFHILIIIIMLVSTGLTWVLLYLKVQNKKYMIIFCIASFMLALILTISLLLTIDQYTKKASLSNFSTYRRLATESIIVKGRVTNDTNFKLSECFLELRIIDDNKKHNISGEIFNQENFDSIKRANQQQRDVSYNVNIAKQLPGHTYKDFSFEIALPPHFQSYKIFKQLKCK, encoded by the coding sequence ATGGGATATTTTACTTTTTTTCATATTCTAATTATTATCATTATGCTAGTCTCTACAGGTTTAACTTGGGTTTTACTTTATTTAAAAGTACAAAACAAAAAATATATGATTATTTTTTGTATAGCTAGTTTTATGCTTGCCTTAATCTTAACTATCTCATTACTACTAACCATAGATCAATACACCAAAAAAGCAAGTCTAAGTAATTTTTCAACCTATAGACGCTTAGCGACAGAAAGTATTATAGTAAAAGGGAGAGTAACTAATGATACCAATTTTAAACTTTCTGAATGTTTTTTAGAACTTAGAATAATTGATGACAATAAAAAACATAACATAAGCGGGGAAATCTTTAATCAAGAAAATTTTGATAGCATTAAAAGAGCAAATCAACAGCAAAGAGATGTTTCTTATAATGTGAATATTGCTAAACAATTACCAGGACACACTTACAAAGACTTTTCGTTTGAGATAGCATTGCCACCTCATTTTCAAAGCTACAAAATATTTAAACAACTAAAATGCAAATAA
- the purF gene encoding amidophosphoribosyltransferase: MCAVVGVINSKNASTVAYYALFAMQHRGQEASGISVSDGLNIKTHKARGEVGQIFNTQILANLKGEIAIGHNRYSTAGNSSLHDAQPVTATCSLGDISLVHNGNLINKEEVRKELIDNGAIFHSNMDTENVVHLIAKSKKETLKDRFVESLMQSKGAYCFMLASKNKLFVVRDPYGVRPLSLGRLKDGGYIVASETCAFDLIEAEFVRDVKPGEMLIFTQGSDEFESIQIFDQVDPRICAFEYIYFARPDSIIEGKSVYEVRKKMGETLAKKFKEKVDFVVPVPDSGVSAAIGFAQYLKIPLEMAIVRNHYVGRTFIEPTQEMRNLKVKLKLNPMKKVLEDKDIVVIDDSVVRGTTSKKIIALLKQAGARKIHLAIACPEIKFPDIYGIDTPTFEELISANKNIEEVREYTGADSLIFLDIDELVSSIGNERKYSLISFNGDYFIQ; this comes from the coding sequence ATGTGTGCAGTAGTTGGGGTAATTAATTCAAAAAATGCAAGTACGGTGGCATATTATGCTTTATTTGCTATGCAACATCGTGGTCAAGAAGCAAGTGGGATTAGTGTAAGTGATGGCTTAAATATCAAGACTCATAAAGCTAGAGGAGAAGTGGGGCAAATTTTTAATACTCAAATTTTAGCAAACTTAAAAGGAGAGATAGCCATAGGACATAATCGTTATTCTACAGCAGGAAATTCTTCTTTACATGATGCACAGCCTGTTACAGCTACTTGTTCTTTAGGAGATATTTCTTTAGTGCATAATGGGAATTTGATTAATAAAGAAGAAGTTAGAAAAGAGCTGATTGATAATGGGGCTATTTTTCATTCAAATATGGATACAGAAAATGTGGTACATTTAATAGCAAAAAGCAAAAAAGAAACTTTAAAAGATAGGTTTGTAGAAAGCTTGATGCAAAGCAAAGGTGCATATTGCTTTATGCTAGCTAGTAAAAATAAGCTTTTTGTGGTAAGAGATCCTTATGGTGTAAGACCTTTGTCTTTAGGAAGATTAAAAGATGGTGGATATATTGTCGCAAGCGAAACTTGTGCTTTTGATTTGATAGAAGCTGAATTTGTTCGTGATGTCAAACCGGGTGAAATGTTAATTTTTACTCAAGGAAGTGATGAGTTTGAAAGCATTCAAATTTTTGATCAAGTAGATCCAAGGATTTGTGCATTTGAATATATTTATTTTGCTAGACCTGATAGTATTATAGAAGGTAAAAGTGTATATGAAGTACGCAAAAAAATGGGTGAAACTTTAGCTAAGAAATTTAAAGAAAAGGTAGATTTTGTAGTACCTGTTCCAGATAGTGGTGTAAGTGCTGCTATAGGCTTTGCACAGTATTTGAAAATTCCACTTGAAATGGCAATAGTAAGAAATCACTATGTGGGTAGAACCTTTATAGAGCCAACTCAAGAAATGAGAAATTTAAAAGTAAAACTCAAATTAAACCCTATGAAAAAAGTTTTAGAAGATAAAGATATAGTTGTGATTGATGATAGTGTTGTAAGAGGTACAACTTCCAAAAAAATCATTGCACTTTTGAAGCAAGCGGGTGCTAGAAAAATTCATTTGGCTATAGCTTGTCCCGAAATTAAATTCCCTGATATTTATGGTATAGATACTCCTACTTTTGAAGAACTAATTTCAGCTAATAAAAATATTGAGGAAGTTAGAGAATATACCGGTGCTGATAGTTTAATTTTTTTGGATATTGATGAGCTAGTTTCAAGTATAGGCAATGAAAGAAAATATTCTTTGATTAGTTTTAATGGGGATTATTTTATTCAATAA
- the dapB gene encoding 4-hydroxy-tetrahydrodipicolinate reductase: MINIGIHGSNGRMGTQIRLCLEDDKQAKVTALFDQGSNYEDFFNKCDVIIDFSTPKGCEDLLLYARSNPKPLVIGTTGLDIKQNELMQSASITMPILYATNMSLGVAILKKLSYLASETLGDFDIEILEMHHNKKKDAPSGTAITLAQNVAKARKLDLEKVRVSGRDGIIGQRSKDEIAVMSLRGGDIVGSHRVGFYNEGEFIELSHTATSRATFAKGAIKCAKWLVSQENGLYDIDDCLGI, from the coding sequence ATGATTAACATTGGAATTCATGGAAGCAATGGACGCATGGGTACTCAAATAAGACTTTGTCTAGAAGATGATAAACAAGCAAAAGTTACTGCGTTGTTTGATCAGGGGTCAAATTATGAAGATTTTTTTAATAAATGCGATGTGATTATTGATTTTTCTACCCCAAAGGGTTGTGAAGATTTGCTTTTATACGCAAGAAGTAACCCCAAACCTTTGGTGATAGGTACTACAGGCTTAGATATTAAGCAAAATGAGTTAATGCAAAGTGCAAGCATTACTATGCCTATTCTTTATGCAACTAATATGTCTTTGGGCGTGGCTATATTAAAAAAACTTTCGTATTTAGCGAGTGAGACTTTAGGGGATTTTGATATAGAAATACTTGAAATGCACCACAATAAGAAGAAAGATGCTCCAAGTGGTACTGCTATAACTTTAGCTCAAAATGTTGCTAAGGCCAGAAAATTGGATTTAGAAAAGGTTAGAGTAAGTGGGAGAGATGGTATTATTGGGCAAAGAAGCAAAGATGAGATTGCGGTTATGAGTTTAAGAGGTGGAGATATAGTAGGTTCACATAGGGTTGGCTTTTATAACGAAGGTGAATTTATAGAGTTAAGTCATACGGCTACTTCAAGAGCAACTTTTGCAAAAGGTGCGATAAAGTGTGCAAAATGGCTAGTTTCTCAAGAAAATGGTTTGTATGATATAGATGATTGTTTAGGAATTTAA